The Drosophila nasuta strain 15112-1781.00 chromosome 2L, ASM2355853v1, whole genome shotgun sequence genome window below encodes:
- the LOC132791510 gene encoding membrane-associated progesterone receptor component 1-like — protein sequence MDTQNTIETDATVEESSSFLAAAFREIFYSPMNLALLSIIVFLVYKIVRDRTEGPGARDLSQQQAEPELPKLRRDFTIKELRPYDGNQPDGRVLVAVNGNVYDVTKGKRFYGPGGPYATFAGRDASRNLATFSVVANEKDEYDDLSDLGAMEMDSVRDWDMQFKEKYDYVGKLLRNGEQPTDYDNENDDDDEVPPVAADDKKKD from the coding sequence ATGGACACGCAAAATACAATTGAGACTGATGCAACAGTCGAGGAATCTTCATCATTTCTGGCAGCCGCATTTCGCGAAATCTTCTACAGTCCCATGAACCTTGCTCTGCTTTCCATCATTGTCTTCTTGGTCTACAAAATAGTGCGTGATCGCACAGAAGGTCCCGGGGCTCGCGACTTGTCTCAGCAACAGGCGGAACCAGAATTACCAAAGTTGCGACGTGACTTTACGATCAAGGAGCTGCGACCCTACGATGGCAATCAACCGGATGGTCGCGTCTTGGTTGCCGTGAATGGTAATGTCTATGACGTCACAAAGGGAAAACGGTTCTATGGTCCTGGCGGACCATATGCTACATTCGCCGGACGCGACGCATCGCGTAATTTAGCCACATTCAGTGTGGTGGCCAATGAGAAGGACGAGTACGATGATCTGAGTGATCTGGGCGCCATGGAAATGGATTCAGTGCGTGATTGGGATATGCAGTTCAAGGAGAAATACGATTATGTGGGCAAGTTGCTGCGTAACGGTGAGCAGCCGACTGACTATGATAACgagaacgatgatgatgatgaggtgCCGCCCGTCGCTGCTGATGACAAGAAAAAAGATTAG